A section of the Cryobacterium soli genome encodes:
- a CDS encoding FluC/FEX family fluoride channel, whose protein sequence is MIDPDALARPVHLRWQYLALVFAGGTVGTALRELLAISVPPVAGVAVVIVGINVVGAFLLGLLLETLARSGPDDGRRRQLRLLLGTGVLGGFTTYSALATDTSLLLADDRVGTALLYALGTVIVGAITAWAGIACGAALHRRRGADS, encoded by the coding sequence ATGATCGACCCGGACGCCCTGGCACGGCCGGTGCACCTGCGCTGGCAGTACCTCGCCCTGGTGTTCGCCGGCGGAACCGTCGGCACCGCCCTCCGCGAGCTGTTGGCGATCTCGGTGCCGCCCGTGGCCGGCGTCGCCGTGGTGATCGTGGGCATCAACGTGGTCGGCGCCTTCCTGCTCGGCCTGTTGCTGGAGACCCTGGCGCGAAGCGGCCCCGACGACGGCCGCCGCCGCCAGCTGCGGCTGCTGCTCGGCACCGGCGTGCTCGGCGGCTTCACCACCTACAGCGCCCTGGCCACCGACACGAGCCTGCTCCTCGCCGACGACCGCGTCGGCACGGCCCTGCTCTACGCGCTGGGCACCGTCATCGTCGGCGCCATCACGGCCTGGGCCGGCATCGCCTGCGGCGCCGCCCTGCACCGCCGGCGGGGAGCCGACTCGTGA
- a CDS encoding fluoride efflux transporter FluC has product MTPLLFVAVSLAGGLGAALRLALDGVVRARVRTTLPVGTLLINVLGSLLLGLITGLTLALWLPEAWHLVLGGGLMGGFTTFSTASVETVRLARDRRSLSALVNGLGMLVLAVACAFLGLWLGLSVYG; this is encoded by the coding sequence GTGACCCCGCTGCTGTTCGTGGCCGTGTCCCTGGCCGGCGGACTCGGCGCCGCGCTGCGCCTGGCCCTCGACGGCGTCGTGCGGGCCCGGGTGCGAACGACGCTTCCCGTGGGCACCCTGCTCATCAACGTGCTCGGGTCGCTGCTGCTGGGCCTGATCACGGGTCTGACCCTGGCACTCTGGCTGCCCGAGGCCTGGCACCTCGTGCTCGGCGGTGGCCTGATGGGTGGCTTCACCACGTTCAGCACCGCGAGCGTCGAAACGGTGCGGCTGGCCCGGGACCGCCGATCGCTCTCCGCCCTCGTCAACGGGCTCGGGATGCTCGTGCTCGCGGTCGCCTGCGCCTTCCTCGGCCTCTGGCTGGGCCTCAGCGTCTACGGCTGA
- a CDS encoding TipAS antibiotic-recognition domain-containing protein, translating to MDVMLQGFNDAYEAEVVERWGRAAFEASNQWWHGKSVHQQLDWKSNAEALLTRWREIQEEGHEPDSVVAQEHAAVHLDWFAAIPGTPMHDGDEEKSAAMLLGAADQYESDPDFHLSFGGAAAARFAAAALRSHVQQH from the coding sequence ATGGATGTCATGCTCCAAGGCTTCAACGATGCTTACGAAGCAGAAGTCGTCGAGCGCTGGGGGCGCGCAGCGTTCGAAGCCTCGAACCAGTGGTGGCATGGAAAGTCGGTTCACCAACAGCTCGACTGGAAGTCCAACGCCGAGGCTCTGCTGACGCGCTGGCGTGAAATCCAGGAAGAGGGCCACGAACCCGATTCCGTGGTGGCTCAGGAGCACGCCGCCGTGCACCTGGACTGGTTCGCCGCGATCCCCGGAACGCCGATGCACGACGGCGACGAGGAGAAATCGGCCGCGATGCTGCTCGGGGCTGCCGACCAATACGAGTCAGACCCTGACTTCCACCTCAGTTTTGGCGGCGCGGCCGCCGCACGGTTCGCGGCGGCCGCGCTTCGCAGCCACGTGCAGCAGCACTGA
- a CDS encoding DUF2268 domain-containing protein, producing the protein MTISVIDSASATASILDAAPEARADLVRKMWAPMAGMYHFIPGGIDMATVHRQNFGFDWEDSSATLRDGLAALVAADAWTRIANALDMGAAAVESADPAVRVPDLKVLLVLGDHTNGHFLDEIQGLSGFGGIGGYITLTVWPTARVLDRLEAIAVHELHHNVRYAAGGVVWDPAIVTVGEHVVSEGLADTFATELFGDAGYTHFVAEATRADNDVLAKVATGLDVTGMQNFAAWVLGDSTARLFGGAPVGLPTGAGYAAGTRLVDAYLHATGTSAAQSVRTPSSDILREALPRLGLTPPGRA; encoded by the coding sequence ATGACCATCTCCGTGATCGACAGCGCTTCCGCCACCGCAAGCATTCTGGATGCGGCTCCGGAAGCGCGTGCAGACCTCGTGCGCAAGATGTGGGCACCGATGGCAGGCATGTATCACTTCATCCCCGGCGGCATCGATATGGCCACCGTGCACCGGCAGAACTTCGGCTTCGACTGGGAGGATTCTTCTGCCACGCTGCGCGACGGGTTGGCTGCGCTGGTCGCCGCCGACGCCTGGACACGAATCGCCAACGCTCTCGACATGGGCGCCGCAGCAGTGGAGTCCGCCGATCCCGCTGTGCGAGTGCCCGACCTGAAAGTCCTGCTGGTGCTGGGCGATCACACCAACGGTCATTTCCTCGATGAGATTCAGGGGCTATCCGGGTTCGGCGGTATCGGTGGATACATCACCCTCACCGTGTGGCCAACGGCACGCGTCCTGGACCGGCTCGAAGCCATCGCCGTCCACGAGCTCCACCACAACGTCCGCTACGCAGCCGGCGGCGTGGTCTGGGACCCTGCGATCGTGACGGTCGGCGAGCACGTCGTATCCGAAGGCCTTGCGGACACCTTCGCGACAGAGCTCTTCGGTGATGCGGGCTACACCCACTTCGTCGCCGAGGCGACCCGCGCCGACAACGACGTGCTGGCGAAGGTCGCGACCGGACTCGACGTCACAGGGATGCAGAACTTCGCTGCCTGGGTCCTCGGCGATTCCACGGCACGGCTTTTCGGTGGGGCACCTGTCGGTCTGCCGACCGGTGCGGGTTATGCCGCCGGCACACGCCTGGTCGACGCCTATCTGCACGCCACTGGCACCAGCGCTGCACAGAGTGTGCGAACGCCCTCGTCCGATATTCTCCGTGAAGCGCTGCCTCGACTCGGTCTCACGCCGCCCGGTCGGGCCTGA
- a CDS encoding NADPH-dependent FMN reductase, which produces MRVMVVIASTRVGRVGGPVGDWVAQAARQAGDVEVDVVDLAAFVLPMLAEPNHPRLKQYTSELTWEWSRRVEAVDAVIFVLPEYNHSYSAPLKNAIDHLHGEWAGKPVGLVSYGGLSGGTRAVIALQPVLVNLGMRILSANVEIAWVAEHVVEGVFLPSERHERALASQLAELAALVPAVDVA; this is translated from the coding sequence ATGAGAGTGATGGTTGTGATCGCGAGCACCCGGGTGGGCCGGGTCGGCGGGCCGGTGGGCGACTGGGTCGCGCAGGCGGCGCGGCAGGCCGGCGATGTCGAGGTGGATGTGGTGGACCTCGCCGCGTTCGTGCTGCCGATGCTGGCCGAGCCCAACCATCCGCGCCTCAAGCAGTACACGAGCGAGCTCACCTGGGAGTGGAGCCGCCGGGTGGAGGCGGTGGACGCTGTGATCTTCGTGCTGCCGGAGTACAACCACAGTTACTCCGCGCCGCTGAAGAACGCGATCGACCACCTGCACGGCGAGTGGGCCGGAAAGCCCGTTGGGCTGGTCAGCTACGGCGGGCTCTCCGGCGGCACCCGGGCGGTCATCGCGCTGCAGCCCGTGCTGGTCAACCTCGGCATGCGGATCCTCTCCGCGAACGTGGAGATCGCCTGGGTGGCCGAGCACGTCGTCGAGGGGGTGTTCCTGCCGTCCGAGCGTCACGAGCGGGCGCTCGCCTCTCAGCTGGCGGAGCTGGCCGCGTTGGTGCCGGCCGTCGACGTCGCCTGA
- the ald gene encoding alanine dehydrogenase: MRVGIPSEIKNNENRVAITPAGVSELTRRGHDVVIQRGAGLGSSITDDAYALAGATILDTAAEVWAAAELLLKVKEPIAAEYGYLRADQVLFTYLHLAADRAQTEALLASGTTAIAYETVQLSNRTLPLLSPMSEVAGRLATQVGAYHLMSAAGGRGILLGGVPGTPKAKVVVIGGGVAGEHAAANALGMGADVTIIDLSVPRLRELENRFDGTIQTRVSTAYEIAAQLADADLVIGSVLIPGAAAPKLVTDEMVAGMKKGSVLVDIAIDQGGCFEGSRPTTHDEPTFAVHNSVYYCVANMPGAVPETSTRALTNATLPYVIALADKGWELAIADDAALEAGLNIHAGAVTNAGVAAALGLPLAAARG, translated from the coding sequence ATGCGCGTCGGAATCCCCAGCGAGATCAAGAACAACGAGAATCGAGTGGCCATCACCCCCGCGGGAGTGTCCGAACTCACCCGTCGCGGCCACGACGTGGTCATCCAGCGTGGGGCCGGCCTCGGCTCCTCGATCACGGACGACGCCTACGCCCTGGCCGGCGCCACCATCCTCGACACCGCGGCCGAGGTCTGGGCCGCCGCCGAGCTGCTGCTCAAGGTCAAGGAGCCCATCGCGGCCGAATACGGTTACCTCCGCGCCGACCAGGTGCTCTTCACCTACCTGCACCTCGCCGCCGATCGCGCCCAGACCGAGGCGCTTCTCGCCTCCGGCACCACCGCCATCGCGTACGAGACCGTGCAGCTGTCCAACCGCACCCTGCCGCTGCTGTCCCCGATGAGCGAGGTCGCCGGGCGACTGGCCACCCAGGTGGGCGCGTACCACCTGATGAGCGCGGCCGGCGGGCGCGGCATCCTGCTCGGCGGCGTGCCCGGCACCCCCAAGGCCAAAGTCGTCGTGATCGGCGGCGGCGTCGCGGGCGAGCACGCGGCGGCCAACGCCCTGGGCATGGGCGCCGACGTCACCATCATCGACCTGTCCGTGCCGCGCCTGCGCGAACTGGAGAACCGGTTCGACGGCACGATCCAGACCCGGGTCTCCACCGCATACGAGATCGCCGCCCAGCTTGCCGACGCCGACCTCGTGATCGGCTCGGTGCTCATCCCCGGAGCCGCAGCGCCCAAGCTCGTCACCGACGAAATGGTCGCCGGTATGAAGAAGGGGTCGGTGCTCGTCGACATCGCCATCGACCAGGGCGGCTGCTTCGAGGGCTCCCGGCCCACCACCCACGACGAACCCACCTTCGCCGTGCACAACTCCGTGTACTACTGCGTGGCCAACATGCCGGGCGCCGTGCCGGAGACCTCCACCCGTGCCCTCACCAACGCCACCCTGCCGTATGTGATCGCGCTGGCCGACAAGGGCTGGGAGCTGGCCATCGCCGACGACGCGGCGCTCGAGGCCGGCCTCAACATCCACGCCGGCGCCGTCACGAACGCGGGCGTCGCCGCCGCGCTGGGCCTGCCCCTGGCCGCCGCCCGCGGCTAG
- a CDS encoding IclR family transcriptional regulator domain-containing protein, translated as MARATESPDFIEAIARGLDVLTVFAPGRPVLNLSEVASATGLARPTARRILITLAELGYVRSDDVGFSLTPRVLELGMAYVCSSNIWELSRPHLTDLSTRVNESCSVAQLDGADVVYVARVAVPKLVALSVTIGTRFPAYATSLGKVLLAGLTPAALETTLSKRSRSPVTAVWTPSRTEIDAALAEVRERGWAITDQQLAPAIRSVAAPIRNGAGAVVAAVNLNTHAYETSMQTLVDDYLPQLLRAAEGISADWARWDARPVGEVADR; from the coding sequence ATGGCGCGCGCCACCGAGAGTCCCGATTTCATCGAGGCGATTGCCCGGGGCCTGGACGTGCTCACGGTCTTCGCTCCCGGCCGCCCGGTGCTCAACCTCAGTGAGGTGGCGTCCGCGACAGGGCTCGCCCGGCCCACCGCTCGGCGCATCCTGATCACCCTGGCCGAGCTCGGTTATGTGCGGAGCGACGATGTCGGCTTCAGCCTCACCCCGCGGGTGCTGGAGCTGGGCATGGCCTACGTGTGCTCGAGCAACATCTGGGAGCTCTCCCGGCCGCACCTCACCGATCTCAGCACCCGGGTGAACGAGTCCTGCTCGGTGGCCCAACTCGACGGCGCCGATGTGGTCTACGTCGCCCGGGTGGCCGTGCCCAAGCTGGTGGCGCTGTCGGTCACGATCGGCACCCGGTTTCCCGCCTACGCGACCTCGCTCGGCAAGGTGCTGCTGGCCGGGTTGACCCCCGCGGCCCTCGAGACGACGCTGAGCAAGCGGAGCCGGTCGCCCGTGACGGCGGTCTGGACGCCCAGCCGGACCGAGATCGATGCGGCGCTCGCCGAGGTGCGGGAACGCGGCTGGGCGATCACAGACCAACAGCTGGCTCCGGCCATCCGGTCGGTCGCGGCACCCATCCGCAATGGCGCGGGTGCGGTTGTCGCGGCCGTCAATCTCAACACGCATGCGTACGAGACGAGCATGCAGACCCTGGTCGACGACTACCTGCCGCAGCTGTTGCGCGCAGCCGAGGGAATCAGCGCCGATTGGGCACGCTGGGATGCGCGGCCCGTGGGAGAGGTGGCCGACAGATGA
- a CDS encoding 2,3-bisphosphoglycerate-dependent phosphoglycerate mutase has product MSVTSRPSGGSLVLLRHGQSTANAAGLFTGILDPALSAPGADEARAAAALLAANDLVPDALLVSPLRRATQTARLVADELGLPETAVTIDWRLIERNYGALTGRHKDDVRAEFGEAQFLAWRRSVDTAPPEMSAEQVVEFAATELFRGLPARALTRTESLRHVMGRVAEFHAERVEPLLTDARTVLVVAHGNSLRAYCAVLEQLDKSAIHALNLPTGHPLVYRDGGRRYLDAPRAEAAALALTLDGGT; this is encoded by the coding sequence GTGAGCGTGACGAGCAGGCCGAGCGGCGGATCCCTCGTTCTGCTGCGACACGGCCAGAGCACCGCGAACGCAGCCGGCCTCTTCACCGGCATCCTCGACCCCGCCCTGTCAGCGCCCGGCGCCGACGAGGCACGCGCGGCCGCGGCCCTGCTGGCCGCCAACGACCTGGTTCCGGATGCCCTGCTCGTCTCCCCGTTGCGGCGCGCCACCCAGACCGCCCGGCTGGTCGCCGACGAGCTGGGCCTGCCGGAGACCGCGGTCACCATCGACTGGCGGCTGATCGAGCGTAATTACGGCGCCCTCACCGGTCGGCACAAAGACGACGTGCGGGCCGAGTTCGGCGAGGCCCAGTTCCTGGCCTGGCGCCGGTCCGTCGACACGGCTCCGCCCGAGATGTCGGCGGAGCAGGTTGTCGAGTTCGCCGCGACCGAGCTGTTCCGCGGTCTGCCCGCCCGGGCGCTCACCCGCACCGAATCCCTGCGTCACGTGATGGGCCGCGTTGCCGAGTTCCACGCCGAACGCGTCGAACCGCTCTTGACGGATGCCCGAACCGTGCTGGTCGTGGCGCACGGCAATTCGCTGCGTGCCTACTGCGCCGTGCTCGAGCAGCTCGACAAGTCCGCCATCCACGCGCTCAACCTGCCCACCGGGCATCCGTTGGTCTACCGGGACGGCGGCCGGCGCTACCTCGACGCCCCCCGCGCCGAGGCGGCCGCGCTGGCCCTCACCCTCGACGGCGGCACCTGA
- a CDS encoding NAD-dependent succinate-semialdehyde dehydrogenase — MSHYAVINPATGETLREYPTITADELEAAVATADAARSDWSRTADVAARTALVQKVAELHTERRDELAAIIVREMGKTLDQALGEVDFAAAIYQYYADNGAAFLADEPIELSDGEGSAFIRRGGLGVLLGIMPWNFPYYQVARFAGPNVVGGNTILLKHAPQCPESAAAIADIFAEAAQTVGAPAGVYVNIYATNEQVATLIADPRVQGISVTGSERAGAAVAELAGKHLKKVVLELGGSDPFILLSTDDLDAAVQDAVNARLDNNGQSCNAAKRFIVIDDLYEQFAEKFTAVFTAAQPADPFADGTLLGPLSSAAATERLEEQLGRAVAQGATVLASGTATGNFFPPAVLADVTPEMDAYREEFFGPVAALYRVSSEEDAVRVANDTPFGLGSYVYTTDQDQALRVADAIDAGMVWVNLVLGDAAELPFGGVKRSGSGREMGRFAIEEFTNKKLIRLG; from the coding sequence ATGAGCCACTACGCCGTCATCAATCCCGCCACCGGTGAGACCCTGCGGGAGTACCCCACCATCACCGCGGATGAGCTGGAGGCGGCCGTGGCCACGGCCGACGCCGCCCGGAGCGACTGGTCCCGCACAGCAGACGTTGCCGCGCGCACCGCCCTCGTGCAGAAGGTCGCCGAGCTGCACACCGAGCGCCGCGACGAGCTGGCCGCGATCATCGTCCGCGAGATGGGCAAGACACTGGACCAGGCCCTGGGCGAGGTGGACTTCGCCGCCGCGATCTACCAGTACTACGCCGACAACGGCGCGGCCTTCCTCGCCGACGAGCCCATCGAACTCTCCGACGGCGAGGGCAGCGCGTTCATCCGTCGCGGCGGCCTCGGCGTGCTCCTGGGGATCATGCCGTGGAATTTCCCTTACTACCAGGTAGCCCGTTTCGCCGGCCCGAATGTCGTGGGCGGCAACACCATCCTGCTCAAGCACGCCCCGCAGTGCCCGGAGTCCGCGGCCGCTATCGCCGACATCTTCGCCGAGGCCGCCCAGACTGTGGGCGCCCCGGCCGGGGTCTACGTGAATATCTACGCCACCAATGAGCAGGTCGCGACCCTGATCGCCGACCCGCGGGTGCAGGGCATCTCGGTCACCGGCTCCGAACGGGCCGGCGCGGCCGTGGCCGAGCTCGCGGGCAAGCACCTGAAGAAGGTCGTGCTCGAGCTCGGCGGGTCCGACCCGTTCATCCTGCTGTCCACCGACGATCTGGATGCCGCGGTGCAGGACGCCGTCAACGCCCGCCTGGACAACAACGGCCAGTCCTGCAACGCCGCCAAGCGGTTCATCGTGATCGACGACCTCTACGAGCAGTTCGCCGAGAAGTTCACCGCCGTGTTCACCGCCGCGCAGCCGGCCGACCCGTTCGCCGACGGCACCCTGCTCGGGCCGCTCTCCTCTGCCGCCGCCACCGAACGTCTCGAGGAGCAGCTGGGCCGGGCCGTTGCCCAGGGTGCGACCGTGCTGGCCAGCGGTACCGCCACCGGCAACTTCTTCCCGCCGGCAGTGCTCGCCGATGTCACGCCCGAAATGGACGCCTACCGGGAGGAGTTCTTCGGCCCCGTCGCGGCGCTCTACCGGGTCTCTTCCGAGGAGGACGCGGTGCGGGTTGCCAACGACACGCCCTTCGGCCTGGGCTCCTACGTCTACACGACCGATCAGGACCAGGCGTTGCGGGTAGCGGATGCCATCGACGCCGGCATGGTCTGGGTCAACCTGGTGCTCGGCGACGCGGCCGAACTGCCGTTCGGCGGCGTCAAGCGGTCGGGCTCGGGCCGTGAAATGGGCCGGTTCGCCATCGAGGAGTTCACCAACAAGAAGCTGATCCGGCTGGGCTGA
- a CDS encoding universal stress protein, producing the protein MSIRAHVVVGVYPGQADGVVLQAAVFAARFDAELVCAWADPCRQPRSHHPDAATRQPAAPPAIDSLTDAPHLAAASEPSTPADAFDPYLAAHLTRILGGHAIRWSIRHLSGDPARALGELAESLRAAMIVVGTRDGTVRGTLQEFFVGSIAMNLAHHQHRPVVVIPLAPESFDDDLPWESD; encoded by the coding sequence ATGAGCATCCGAGCCCATGTGGTGGTCGGCGTCTACCCCGGCCAGGCCGACGGCGTGGTGTTGCAGGCGGCGGTTTTTGCGGCCCGCTTCGACGCCGAACTCGTCTGCGCCTGGGCCGACCCGTGCCGGCAGCCACGATCCCACCACCCCGACGCCGCCACCCGCCAACCGGCCGCACCGCCCGCCATCGACTCCCTCACGGATGCGCCGCACCTAGCCGCTGCCTCCGAACCGTCCACGCCCGCGGACGCCTTCGACCCCTACCTCGCCGCGCACCTCACGCGCATCCTGGGCGGGCACGCCATTCGGTGGAGCATCCGCCACCTCAGCGGCGACCCGGCCCGCGCCCTCGGCGAGCTCGCCGAGTCCCTCCGCGCCGCCATGATCGTGGTCGGCACGCGTGATGGAACCGTGCGGGGCACCCTGCAGGAGTTCTTCGTCGGCTCCATAGCCATGAATCTGGCCCACCACCAGCACCGCCCAGTGGTGGTGATCCCCCTGGCGCCGGAGTCCTTCGACGACGACCTGCCGTGGGAGTCGGACTGA
- a CDS encoding PadR family transcriptional regulator, which translates to MLSHQSDLPDPIPGDWPSDWLRATLGLMALRALEAGPSYGYAIIADLERSGLGVIKGGTLYPLLTRYETAGLVVTEWRPGAAGPGRKYFALTDRGRAELDRLRADWTRFTGTTITYLTEHRPTKENLS; encoded by the coding sequence ATGCTCTCTCACCAATCCGACCTCCCAGACCCGATCCCGGGGGACTGGCCGAGCGACTGGCTGCGGGCGACCCTGGGCCTCATGGCGTTGCGCGCGCTCGAGGCCGGACCCTCCTACGGGTACGCGATCATCGCCGACCTCGAGCGCAGCGGCTTGGGGGTGATCAAGGGTGGAACGCTCTATCCCTTGTTGACCCGCTACGAGACGGCGGGTCTGGTTGTCACCGAGTGGCGGCCGGGCGCTGCCGGCCCTGGCCGGAAGTACTTCGCCCTCACCGACCGCGGTCGTGCCGAACTGGACCGGCTGCGCGCCGACTGGACCCGGTTCACGGGAACCACGATCACGTACCTCACCGAGCATCGACCGACCAAGGAGAACCTGTCATGA
- a CDS encoding VOC family protein: MERVLGIGGYFLRSADPVALSAWYRECLGLDVDDNGLWSQAAGPTVFATFDADSDYFGSRAQQTMLNFRVNDHDAMLAQLRAAGAEVADDIQEMDGVGRFGWVTDPEGNRIELWQPA, encoded by the coding sequence ATGGAACGAGTACTGGGAATCGGTGGATATTTCCTGCGGTCCGCGGACCCTGTGGCGCTCAGCGCCTGGTACCGCGAGTGCCTGGGCCTGGACGTCGACGACAACGGCCTGTGGAGCCAGGCGGCCGGGCCGACGGTGTTCGCGACCTTCGACGCCGATAGCGACTACTTCGGCTCGCGGGCGCAACAGACCATGCTCAATTTCCGGGTGAACGACCACGACGCCATGCTCGCACAGCTGCGCGCTGCCGGGGCGGAAGTGGCCGACGACATCCAGGAGATGGATGGCGTGGGCCGGTTCGGTTGGGTCACCGACCCGGAAGGAAACAGGATCGAACTGTGGCAGCCGGCGTGA
- a CDS encoding MerR family DNA-binding transcriptional regulator → MEWTVKELAERAGISGRTLRHYHRIGLLHPDRIGDNAGSTHRSGSAHPHDAS, encoded by the coding sequence ATGGAATGGACGGTCAAGGAGCTCGCTGAGCGCGCGGGAATCAGCGGACGTACGTTGCGTCATTATCACCGCATCGGGCTGCTTCACCCCGACCGCATCGGAGACAACGCTGGATCGACGCACCGCAGCGGTTCGGCACACCCTCATGATGCGTCGTGA
- a CDS encoding cation:proton antiporter, with amino-acid sequence MDVQLLLVMTGALIIAAFAHLRGLQAGIVTVTLAAAISFIPGLPRLELDPELILGVVIPPLLYSATLNFSFFAFVKNLRSILGLGVGLVVFTTVVVGFLTSWIAPEIGLAGAFVLAAVVSPPDSVTTVSHGREIGLPRRTISILTGESLVNDAAALTLFAVAVAAVTGDSEFIENPFLLFGWEALIGLILGVVVGRVVIAVRRRVGNPTIESGLNLLVPFLAYFAAEQLHASGIIAVVAAGFTVSMSHFTVRPSTAPSTAYRTRLQEAALWPVVDLILEAFVFAYMGLQFRFVLEDLAESSTPTWSTIGLGLIVLLAVILCRFAWVYFSYGRAQLALLIYAKRMAASLDPTAARRQRRRGGPAQPVEGRPGRADRSQRSDSVQRLRMQPRLDSATGPGGGRGGRRGPGGRQGGRDRGHITVLTPAENLLVSWTGMRGIITLAAAGGIPLTIASGAPFPGRTIIQTVAFIVAVGTLLLQGSTLPLLAKTLRIDTTAEDAEVEEGRAEARAAAAAAVAGREDRTSGEYFDLQRAALTQAVVERRISPASAGDVRHELDALQAGVTPLLD; translated from the coding sequence ATGGACGTCCAGCTGCTCCTCGTCATGACCGGCGCTCTGATCATTGCCGCCTTCGCCCACCTGCGCGGTCTGCAGGCCGGCATCGTCACCGTCACCCTGGCGGCGGCCATCTCGTTCATCCCCGGCCTGCCCCGGCTGGAACTCGATCCCGAGCTGATCCTCGGGGTCGTGATCCCGCCGCTGCTCTACTCCGCCACCCTGAACTTCTCCTTCTTCGCGTTCGTCAAGAACCTGCGCAGCATCCTCGGCCTCGGCGTGGGCCTGGTGGTCTTCACCACCGTGGTGGTGGGCTTCCTCACTTCCTGGATCGCGCCGGAGATCGGCCTGGCCGGGGCGTTCGTGCTCGCCGCCGTGGTCTCACCGCCGGACTCGGTCACCACCGTGAGCCATGGCCGCGAGATCGGGCTGCCGCGGCGCACGATCTCGATCCTCACCGGGGAGAGCCTGGTGAACGATGCGGCCGCGCTGACCCTGTTCGCGGTGGCGGTGGCGGCCGTCACCGGGGACAGCGAGTTCATCGAGAACCCGTTCCTGCTCTTCGGCTGGGAGGCCCTGATCGGCCTGATCCTCGGCGTGGTCGTCGGCCGGGTCGTCATCGCGGTGCGCCGACGGGTGGGCAACCCCACCATCGAGAGCGGGCTCAACCTACTGGTTCCGTTTCTGGCCTACTTCGCCGCCGAGCAGCTGCACGCCTCCGGCATCATCGCCGTCGTCGCGGCCGGCTTCACCGTGAGCATGTCGCACTTCACCGTGCGCCCGAGCACGGCGCCCTCCACGGCCTACCGCACCCGGTTGCAGGAAGCCGCACTCTGGCCCGTCGTCGACCTCATCCTCGAGGCGTTCGTCTTCGCCTACATGGGTCTGCAGTTCCGGTTCGTGCTGGAAGACCTCGCCGAGTCGAGCACCCCCACCTGGTCCACCATCGGCCTGGGCCTGATCGTCTTGCTCGCGGTGATCCTCTGCAGGTTCGCCTGGGTCTACTTCAGCTACGGCCGCGCCCAGCTCGCCCTGCTGATCTACGCCAAGCGGATGGCCGCCTCGCTCGACCCCACCGCCGCACGGCGGCAGCGCCGGCGCGGCGGGCCTGCGCAACCCGTCGAGGGCCGGCCGGGGAGAGCTGACAGGTCTCAGCGGTCCGACAGCGTGCAGAGGCTGCGCATGCAACCGAGGCTGGACAGCGCGACCGGACCAGGCGGCGGGCGGGGCGGCCGCCGCGGCCCGGGCGGCCGGCAGGGCGGACGCGACCGCGGGCACATCACCGTCCTCACCCCGGCCGAGAACCTGCTCGTGTCCTGGACCGGTATGCGCGGCATCATCACGCTCGCCGCGGCCGGCGGCATCCCGCTCACCATCGCCTCCGGCGCCCCGTTCCCCGGCCGCACCATCATCCAGACCGTGGCGTTCATCGTGGCGGTCGGCACCCTGCTGCTGCAGGGCTCCACCCTGCCGCTGCTGGCGAAGACGCTCCGTATCGACACCACCGCGGAAGACGCCGAGGTCGAGGAGGGGCGGGCCGAGGCCCGCGCGGCAGCTGCGGCCGCCGTCGCCGGCCGCGAAGACCGCACGAGCGGCGAGTACTTCGACCTGCAGCGGGCCGCCCTCACCCAGGCCGTCGTCGAACGCCGGATCTCCCCGGCCAGCGCCGGCGACGTGCGGCACGAACTCGACGCCCTCCAGGCCGGCGTGACGCCCCTGCTCGACTGA
- a CDS encoding RidA family protein produces MSSAVSLIRSAALSSSAEYAYAATAPAGARLIFLAGACPLNLDGSTAGVGDVQAQAAKAMENLVIALAAAGAGLDDVLSTRVLVASARHSDLVDAWTIVRGAFGEHDAPSTLLGVTVLGYTDQLVEIEAVAAVLD; encoded by the coding sequence ATGTCCTCAGCCGTCAGCCTGATCCGGTCCGCTGCACTCTCCAGTTCCGCCGAGTACGCCTACGCGGCCACCGCTCCGGCCGGAGCGCGGCTGATCTTCCTGGCCGGAGCGTGCCCGCTGAATCTCGACGGAAGCACGGCGGGAGTCGGCGACGTCCAGGCGCAGGCCGCGAAGGCCATGGAGAACCTCGTGATCGCTCTGGCTGCTGCCGGAGCAGGACTCGACGACGTGCTGAGCACCCGGGTGCTCGTCGCATCCGCCCGGCACAGTGATCTCGTGGACGCCTGGACGATCGTGCGCGGTGCCTTCGGGGAGCACGACGCGCCGAGCACCCTCCTGGGCGTCACCGTGCTGGGCTACACCGACCAGCTGGTGGAGATCGAAGCCGTCGCCGCGGTGCTGGACTAG